Proteins from a single region of Streptomyces sp. HUAS 15-9:
- a CDS encoding sugar ABC transporter substrate-binding protein, translated as MDRSSYSRSRRLAPVVAVAAAAALTLAGCSSSSGGKKSEEGGSNASAGKATTPRMTVALVTHQAPGDTFWDIVRKGAEAAAAKDNIKLVYSADPSAGTQANLVQNAIDQKVDGIAITLAKPDAMKDVVNKAKSANIPVVGLNSGVSDWKKLGLMEFFGQDEGVAGEALGKRLNAEGAKKAVCVIQEQGNIGLTQRCDGVKKTFSGTLETLYVNGTDMPSVKSTITAKLKQDSGIDYVVALGAPYALTAVQSVGDAGSKAKVATFDLNKELTGAISKGTIQFAVDQQPYLQGYLAIDSLWLYKNNGNYMGGGEQPVLTGPAFVDKTNVDKVAQFAAKGTR; from the coding sequence ATGGACCGCTCTTCGTACTCCCGCTCCCGCAGACTGGCCCCCGTGGTGGCCGTTGCCGCCGCGGCGGCGCTCACCCTCGCCGGCTGCTCCAGCAGCTCCGGCGGCAAGAAGTCCGAAGAGGGTGGTTCGAACGCCTCCGCGGGCAAGGCCACCACTCCCCGGATGACCGTCGCGCTGGTGACGCACCAGGCCCCGGGCGACACCTTCTGGGACATCGTCCGCAAGGGCGCGGAGGCCGCCGCGGCCAAGGACAACATCAAGCTCGTCTACTCGGCCGACCCGAGCGCGGGCACCCAGGCCAACCTGGTGCAGAACGCGATCGACCAGAAGGTCGACGGCATCGCCATCACCCTCGCCAAGCCGGACGCCATGAAGGACGTCGTGAACAAGGCGAAGTCCGCGAACATACCGGTGGTCGGCCTCAACTCCGGTGTGAGCGACTGGAAGAAGCTGGGCCTGATGGAGTTCTTCGGCCAGGACGAGGGCGTGGCCGGCGAGGCGCTCGGCAAGCGGCTGAACGCGGAGGGCGCCAAGAAGGCCGTCTGTGTGATCCAGGAGCAGGGCAACATCGGCCTGACCCAGCGCTGCGACGGCGTGAAGAAGACGTTCTCCGGCACCCTTGAGACGCTGTACGTGAACGGCACCGACATGCCGTCGGTGAAGTCGACCATCACCGCCAAGCTCAAGCAGGACAGCGGCATCGACTACGTGGTCGCCCTCGGCGCGCCCTACGCCCTGACCGCCGTCCAGTCCGTGGGCGACGCGGGCAGCAAGGCGAAGGTCGCCACCTTCGACCTCAACAAGGAGCTGACCGGCGCGATCTCCAAGGGGACGATCCAGTTCGCGGTCGACCAGCAGCCCTATCTGCAGGGCTACCTGGCGATCGACTCCCTGTGGCTCTACAAGAACAACGGCAACTACATGGGCGGCGGGGAGCAGCCGGTGCTGACCGGACCGGCCTTCGTCGACAAGACCAACGTCGACAAGGTCGCCCAGTTCGCCGCGAAGGGCACCCGGTGA
- a CDS encoding ABC transporter substrate-binding protein produces MRLSPSGLAVPGPSRRSLLRGVGGAAVLAGAGIPLLSACGGSGASSDPKTVTLGSNASDAVPKKAFESVYAAFKKQAGITVDVNTKDHNTFQEQINSYLQGTPDDVFNWFAGYRMQFFAAKKLATPIDDVWAKIGDNFPDAMKKLSKGEDGKYYFVPLTTYPWAIFYRKSVFQQHGYKVPATWDELVALCKQMKKDGLVPIAFGDKDAWPAMGTFDQINFRLNGYDFHVQLMAGKASWTDAKVKAVFDHWAELLPYHQDGFMGRTWQDAAQSLVSKKAGMYLLGSFVAQQFTNKADLDDLDFFAFPEINSAYGQDTVEAPTDGFMVSKAPKNHDGVVKLLEYLGSPQAEQTYLKTDPSVVAASSKADTSSYSTLQKKAFDMISGAKSLTQFMDRDSRPDFTSTVMQPGLQKFLQNPKGVDGLLSSIERQKKQIFASS; encoded by the coding sequence ATGCGCCTCTCGCCCTCGGGTCTTGCCGTTCCGGGTCCCAGCCGCCGCTCCCTGCTCCGTGGAGTGGGTGGCGCCGCCGTCCTCGCCGGCGCCGGTATACCCCTGCTGTCCGCCTGTGGCGGCAGCGGCGCCTCGTCCGACCCGAAGACCGTCACCCTCGGCTCCAACGCGTCCGACGCCGTGCCGAAGAAGGCCTTCGAGTCCGTCTACGCCGCCTTCAAGAAGCAGGCCGGCATCACGGTCGACGTGAACACCAAGGACCACAACACCTTCCAGGAGCAGATCAACTCCTATCTCCAGGGCACGCCGGACGACGTGTTCAACTGGTTCGCCGGCTACCGGATGCAGTTCTTCGCGGCCAAGAAGCTCGCCACCCCGATCGACGACGTGTGGGCGAAGATCGGGGACAACTTCCCCGACGCGATGAAGAAGCTCAGCAAGGGCGAGGACGGCAAGTACTACTTCGTGCCGCTGACGACGTACCCGTGGGCGATCTTCTACCGCAAGAGCGTCTTCCAGCAGCACGGCTACAAGGTCCCCGCCACGTGGGACGAACTGGTCGCCCTGTGCAAGCAGATGAAGAAGGACGGTCTGGTCCCGATCGCCTTCGGCGACAAGGACGCCTGGCCCGCGATGGGCACCTTCGACCAGATCAACTTCCGCCTCAACGGCTACGACTTCCACGTCCAGCTGATGGCGGGCAAGGCCTCCTGGACCGACGCCAAGGTGAAGGCCGTCTTCGACCACTGGGCCGAGCTCCTCCCCTACCACCAGGACGGCTTCATGGGCCGCACCTGGCAGGACGCCGCCCAGTCGCTGGTGTCCAAGAAGGCCGGCATGTACCTCCTCGGCTCCTTCGTGGCCCAGCAGTTCACGAACAAGGCCGACCTGGACGACCTCGACTTCTTCGCCTTCCCGGAGATCAACTCCGCGTACGGCCAGGACACCGTGGAGGCGCCCACCGACGGCTTCATGGTCAGCAAGGCCCCCAAGAACCACGACGGCGTCGTCAAGCTGCTGGAGTACCTGGGCAGCCCTCAGGCCGAGCAGACCTACCTCAAGACCGACCCGAGCGTGGTGGCCGCCTCCAGCAAGGCCGACACCTCCTCCTACTCGACGCTACAGAAGAAGGCGTTCGACATGATCAGCGGCGCCAAGAGCCTCACCCAGTTCATGGACCGCGACTCCCGGCCGGACTTCACCTCGACGGTGATGCAGCCCGGACTGCAGAAGTTCCTCCAGAACCCCAAGGGCGTGGACGGCTTGCTGTCGTCGATCGAGCGCCAGAAGAAGCAGATCTTCGCGTCCTCGTGA
- a CDS encoding GntR family transcriptional regulator, producing the protein MARSADQPRPAAGSALDTLDFALDRASPVPLYYQLAQQLEAAIEHGVLAPGNLLGNEIDLSVRLGLSRPTVRQAIQSLVDKGLLVRRRGVGTQVVHSQVKRPLELSSLYDDLESAGQGPTTRVLRNEGVPATADVAAALGVAQGSEVTLLERLRCAHGQPVAFLCNYLPATLLELDTARLESTGLYRMMRAAGITLHSAHQTVGARSATAEEAARLDEKEGAALLTMRRTAYDVTGRPVEYGTHVYRASRYAFDFQLLVRP; encoded by the coding sequence GTGGCGAGATCGGCTGATCAGCCTCGTCCGGCGGCCGGCTCCGCGCTCGACACCCTGGACTTCGCCCTGGACCGGGCCAGTCCGGTGCCGCTCTACTACCAGCTGGCCCAGCAGCTGGAGGCGGCGATCGAGCACGGGGTGCTGGCCCCGGGGAACCTCCTGGGCAACGAGATCGACCTCTCCGTACGCCTGGGCCTGTCCCGGCCCACGGTCCGCCAGGCGATCCAGTCCCTGGTCGACAAGGGCCTGTTGGTCCGCAGGCGCGGAGTCGGTACGCAGGTGGTGCACAGCCAGGTCAAGCGGCCGCTGGAACTCAGCAGTCTCTACGACGACCTGGAGTCGGCCGGACAGGGCCCGACCACGCGGGTGCTGCGCAACGAGGGGGTACCGGCGACCGCGGATGTGGCCGCCGCCCTCGGCGTCGCGCAGGGCAGCGAGGTCACGCTGCTGGAGCGGCTGCGCTGCGCCCACGGCCAGCCCGTGGCGTTTCTGTGCAACTACCTGCCCGCGACCCTGCTCGAACTCGACACGGCGCGACTGGAGTCGACCGGTCTGTACCGGATGATGCGCGCGGCGGGCATCACCCTGCACAGCGCCCACCAGACCGTCGGCGCCCGCTCCGCCACCGCCGAGGAGGCCGCCCGCCTCGACGAGAAGGAGGGCGCCGCACTGCTCACCATGCGGCGCACGGCGTACGACGTCACGGGCCGGCCCGTCGAGTACGGGACGCACGTCTACCGGGCGTCGAGGTACGCCTTCGACTTCCAGCTCCTGGTCAGACCGTAA
- a CDS encoding Gfo/Idh/MocA family protein, translating to MRIGILGLGRIGAFHAETLSALDAVESLVVADPFAEAAKAAAERFGAEVADSPQAVLAAGVDGLVVAAATDVHPALLLAGVEAGVPVFCEKPVARTMAEGVEVLKAVEGSGVPIQIGYNRRFDAGFVAARAAVRSGELGKLHTVRSTTLDPAPPPAAYIAASGGIFRDCSVHDFDIIRWVTGREVTEVYAVGGNRGADYIKDAGDADTTGAILTLDDGTIAVVSNSRHNARGYDVRMELHGFQDSIAVGLEDKLPLRSVEPGVTFPSGTPHDFFMDRFTDAYRAELTAFTEVVAGTRPSPCTVADALEAGWIAEACTLSLHEHRPVTIEEVRGA from the coding sequence ATGCGCATCGGAATCCTCGGCCTCGGCCGCATCGGCGCCTTCCATGCCGAAACCCTGTCCGCACTGGACGCCGTCGAGTCCCTCGTCGTCGCCGACCCGTTCGCCGAGGCGGCCAAGGCCGCCGCGGAGCGGTTCGGGGCCGAGGTCGCGGACTCGCCCCAGGCGGTCCTGGCCGCCGGGGTGGACGGTCTCGTCGTGGCGGCGGCCACCGACGTCCACCCCGCCCTGCTCCTGGCCGGCGTCGAGGCCGGCGTCCCCGTCTTCTGCGAGAAGCCCGTCGCCCGCACCATGGCGGAGGGCGTCGAGGTGCTCAAGGCCGTGGAGGGCAGCGGCGTCCCGATCCAGATCGGCTACAACCGCCGCTTCGACGCCGGCTTCGTCGCCGCGCGGGCCGCCGTGCGCAGCGGCGAGCTGGGCAAGCTCCACACGGTCCGCTCGACGACGCTGGACCCGGCGCCGCCCCCGGCCGCGTACATCGCCGCGTCCGGCGGGATCTTCCGGGACTGCTCCGTCCACGACTTCGACATCATCCGCTGGGTGACCGGCCGCGAGGTGACCGAGGTGTACGCCGTGGGCGGCAACCGGGGCGCCGACTACATCAAGGACGCGGGCGACGCCGACACCACCGGGGCGATCCTCACCCTCGATGACGGCACCATCGCCGTGGTCTCCAACAGCCGCCACAACGCGCGGGGTTACGACGTCCGCATGGAGCTGCACGGCTTCCAGGACTCCATCGCCGTCGGTCTGGAGGACAAGCTCCCGCTGCGCTCGGTCGAGCCCGGTGTGACCTTCCCGTCCGGCACCCCGCACGACTTCTTCATGGACCGCTTCACCGACGCCTACCGCGCCGAACTGACCGCGTTCACCGAGGTCGTCGCCGGCACCCGGCCCTCCCCCTGCACGGTCGCGGACGCCCTGGAGGCCGGCTGGATCGCGGAGGCCTGCACGCTGTCACTGCACGAGCACCGTCCGGTGACGATCGAAGAGGTACGCGGCGCCTGA
- a CDS encoding ATP-binding cassette domain-containing protein: MTTNGTHGAVLKDTTPDGADRPIVELRDAGKSYGNIRALHGVDLTVRLGRVTCVLGDNGAGKSTLIKIVSGLHQHTEGDFLVDGEHVRFSSPREALDKGIATVYQDLATVPLMPVWRNFFLGSEMTKGPWPVRRLDIDRMKQTADQELRNMGIVLDDLEQPIGTLSGGQRQCVAIARAVYFGARVLILDEPTAALGVKQSGVVLKYIAAARDRGLGVIFITHNPHHAYMVGDHFSVLRLGTLELSADRSQVSLEELTNHMAGGAELAALKHELAQVRGVDVDELPEAKDLTAPVATHPEGTS, encoded by the coding sequence ATGACGACCAATGGAACCCACGGAGCCGTCCTGAAGGACACCACGCCCGACGGCGCGGACCGCCCCATCGTCGAACTGCGCGACGCGGGCAAGTCGTACGGCAACATCCGCGCCCTGCACGGCGTCGATCTGACGGTCCGCCTTGGCAGGGTGACCTGCGTCCTCGGCGACAACGGCGCCGGCAAGTCCACCCTGATCAAGATCGTCTCCGGGCTGCACCAGCACACCGAGGGCGACTTCCTGGTCGACGGCGAACACGTGCGCTTCAGCAGCCCGCGCGAGGCCCTCGACAAGGGCATCGCCACCGTCTACCAGGACCTGGCCACCGTGCCCCTGATGCCGGTGTGGCGGAACTTCTTCCTCGGCTCCGAGATGACCAAGGGCCCCTGGCCCGTCCGCCGTCTCGACATCGACCGCATGAAGCAGACCGCGGACCAGGAACTGCGCAACATGGGCATCGTCCTCGACGACCTCGAGCAGCCCATCGGCACGCTCTCCGGCGGTCAGCGCCAGTGCGTGGCGATCGCCCGCGCCGTCTACTTCGGTGCCCGGGTCCTGATCCTGGACGAGCCGACCGCCGCACTCGGCGTCAAGCAGTCCGGTGTCGTGCTGAAGTACATCGCCGCCGCCCGCGACCGCGGCCTCGGCGTCATCTTCATCACCCACAACCCGCACCACGCCTACATGGTCGGCGACCACTTCAGCGTGCTGCGCCTGGGCACCCTCGAACTCAGCGCCGACCGCAGCCAGGTCAGCCTGGAGGAGCTGACCAACCACATGGCCGGCGGTGCCGAACTCGCCGCGCTCAAGCACGAACTCGCGCAGGTGCGCGGTGTGGACGTGGATGAGCTCCCCGAGGCGAAGGACCTCACCGCACCCGTCGCGACCCACCCCGAAGGGACCTCCTGA
- the iolD gene encoding 3D-(3,5/4)-trihydroxycyclohexane-1,2-dione acylhydrolase (decyclizing) — protein MSTTTVRLTVAQALVRFLSAQYTERDGVRHRLIAGTWGIFGHGNVAGIGQALIEYAGDMPYHQGRNEQSMVHAAVGHARHLNRLSAQAVTTSIGPGATNLVTGAALATINRLPVLLLPGDYFASHAPDPLLQQLEHPVEADVSVNDTLRPVSRYFDRVTRPEALIPSALNAMRVLADPAETGAVTLALPQDVQAEAYDWPEEFFAERIWRVRRPAPDPAELAEAVRAIRAAGRPLIVAGGGVHHSEAEKALKSFVDATGIPVASTQAGKGSLRHDHPADLGGIGHTGTAVADGLARTADLVIGVGTRYTDFTTASGTLFAHPDVRFLNLNITAFDAHKLAARTVVADARAALEALGEALTGHRVDPAYEAEYRAGKERWDQVVEAAHRADDEDAVPTQTQVLGALDAVVGDDDVVINAAGSLPGDLHKLWRARSPRQYHLEYGYSCMGYEIPAGIGVQQAAPDTVVWSLVGDGTYLMMPTEIVTAVQEGLPVKLVLIQNHGYASIGGLSESVGGERFGTAYRYRIADGSFSGAPLPVDLAANAASLGMDVLRAKTVRELREALGTARASGRPTCVHVETDPSPTAPPAEAWWDVPVAETASREAAVRARESYDRQVADRRLHL, from the coding sequence ATGAGCACGACCACTGTCCGCCTGACCGTCGCCCAGGCTCTGGTGCGGTTCCTGTCCGCCCAGTACACCGAGCGCGACGGGGTACGGCACCGGCTGATCGCCGGCACCTGGGGCATCTTCGGCCACGGCAATGTCGCCGGCATCGGCCAGGCGCTCATCGAGTACGCCGGCGACATGCCGTACCACCAGGGCCGCAACGAGCAGTCCATGGTGCACGCGGCGGTCGGCCACGCCCGTCATCTCAACCGCCTCTCCGCGCAGGCCGTGACGACGTCCATCGGCCCCGGCGCCACCAACCTCGTGACCGGTGCCGCCCTGGCGACCATCAACCGGCTGCCGGTGCTGCTCCTGCCCGGCGACTACTTCGCGAGCCACGCCCCCGATCCGCTGCTCCAGCAGCTGGAGCACCCGGTCGAGGCTGACGTCTCCGTGAACGACACCCTGCGCCCGGTGTCGCGATACTTCGACCGTGTCACCCGTCCCGAGGCGCTGATCCCCTCCGCGCTGAACGCCATGCGCGTGCTCGCCGACCCGGCCGAGACCGGGGCCGTCACCCTCGCCCTGCCGCAGGATGTGCAGGCGGAGGCGTACGACTGGCCCGAGGAGTTCTTCGCCGAGCGGATCTGGCGGGTACGGCGCCCCGCTCCCGACCCGGCCGAGCTGGCCGAGGCGGTCCGCGCGATCCGGGCCGCCGGGCGCCCGCTGATCGTCGCGGGCGGCGGAGTCCACCACAGCGAGGCCGAGAAGGCGCTGAAGTCCTTCGTGGACGCCACGGGCATCCCGGTCGCCTCCACCCAGGCGGGCAAGGGCTCCCTGCGCCACGACCACCCAGCCGACCTGGGCGGGATCGGCCACACCGGCACGGCGGTCGCCGACGGCCTCGCCCGCACCGCCGACCTGGTCATCGGCGTCGGCACCCGGTACACGGACTTCACCACCGCCTCCGGCACCCTCTTCGCCCACCCGGACGTGCGCTTCCTCAACCTCAACATCACGGCCTTCGACGCCCACAAGCTGGCCGCCCGGACCGTGGTGGCCGACGCCAGGGCCGCTCTGGAGGCGCTCGGCGAGGCGCTGACCGGACACCGTGTGGACCCCGCTTACGAGGCCGAGTACCGGGCGGGCAAGGAGCGTTGGGACCAGGTGGTCGAGGCCGCCCACCGCGCCGACGACGAGGACGCCGTACCGACCCAGACACAGGTGCTCGGCGCCCTCGACGCGGTGGTCGGCGACGACGACGTGGTGATCAACGCGGCGGGCTCCCTCCCCGGCGACCTGCACAAGCTCTGGCGGGCCCGCTCGCCGCGCCAGTACCACCTGGAGTACGGCTACTCCTGCATGGGTTACGAGATCCCGGCCGGCATCGGCGTCCAGCAGGCCGCTCCGGACACCGTCGTATGGTCCCTGGTCGGCGACGGCACCTATCTGATGATGCCGACCGAGATCGTCACCGCGGTCCAGGAGGGGCTGCCGGTCAAACTGGTCCTGATCCAGAACCACGGGTACGCCTCGATCGGCGGTCTGTCCGAGTCGGTGGGCGGCGAGCGCTTCGGCACCGCATATCGCTACCGCATCGCCGACGGCAGCTTCTCCGGCGCCCCGCTGCCCGTGGACCTCGCCGCCAACGCGGCCAGCCTCGGCATGGACGTCCTGCGCGCCAAGACCGTGCGGGAGCTGCGCGAGGCGCTCGGCACGGCCCGCGCCTCCGGCCGGCCGACCTGTGTCCATGTCGAGACCGACCCGTCCCCCACCGCTCCCCCCGCCGAGGCCTGGTGGGACGTGCCGGTCGCCGAGACCGCCTCGCGCGAGGCCGCCGTACGGGCCCGCGAGAGCTACGACCGCCAGGTCGCCGACCGCCGCCTGCACCTGTGA
- a CDS encoding ABC transporter permease, whose amino-acid sequence MSMTQQSGPAVGTPPASGPKETDGRTARRPLALRLLARPEVGVLLGAVAVLVFFLIAAPTVRQGSSMATVLYQSSTIGIMALPVALLMIGGEFDLSSGVAVITSALTASMLSYQLTMNVWVGVIVALVASLGVGAFNGWMVIRTGLPSFLVTLGTFLILQGVNLAVTKLITGNVATDDISDMDGFDQAKKIFASSFDIGGVQVKITIVWWLVFAALATWVLLRTKYGNWIYAVGGNKDSARAVGVPVAFTKITLFMTVGFGAWFIGMHNLFSFNTVQSGEGVGQELIYIAAAVIGGCLLTGGYGSAIGPVFGAFMFGMVNQGIVYAGWNPDWFKAFLGVMLLGAVLINLWVSRTATRR is encoded by the coding sequence ATGAGCATGACCCAGCAGTCGGGGCCGGCGGTGGGCACACCGCCGGCCTCCGGCCCCAAGGAGACCGACGGCCGTACGGCCCGGCGCCCCCTGGCGCTGAGGCTGCTGGCCCGGCCCGAAGTGGGCGTCCTCCTCGGCGCGGTGGCCGTTCTCGTGTTCTTCCTGATCGCGGCGCCCACGGTCCGCCAGGGCAGCTCGATGGCCACCGTGCTCTACCAGTCGTCGACCATCGGCATCATGGCCCTGCCGGTGGCCCTGCTGATGATCGGCGGGGAGTTCGACCTCTCCTCCGGTGTCGCCGTGATCACCTCGGCGCTCACCGCGAGCATGCTCAGCTATCAGCTGACCATGAACGTGTGGGTGGGCGTGATCGTCGCCCTCGTCGCCTCCCTCGGGGTCGGCGCGTTCAACGGCTGGATGGTGATCCGCACCGGGCTGCCGAGCTTCCTGGTCACCCTGGGCACGTTCCTGATCCTGCAGGGCGTGAACCTGGCCGTCACCAAGCTGATCACCGGCAACGTCGCTACCGACGACATCAGCGACATGGACGGCTTCGACCAGGCCAAGAAGATCTTCGCGTCCTCGTTCGACATCGGCGGCGTCCAGGTGAAGATCACCATCGTGTGGTGGCTGGTCTTCGCCGCGCTCGCCACCTGGGTGCTGCTGCGCACCAAGTACGGCAACTGGATCTACGCGGTCGGCGGCAACAAGGACAGCGCCCGCGCGGTCGGTGTCCCGGTCGCCTTCACCAAGATCACGCTGTTCATGACCGTCGGCTTCGGTGCCTGGTTCATCGGCATGCACAACCTGTTCTCCTTCAACACCGTGCAGTCCGGCGAGGGCGTCGGCCAGGAGCTGATCTACATCGCCGCGGCGGTGATCGGCGGCTGTCTGCTCACCGGCGGCTACGGCTCCGCCATCGGCCCGGTCTTCGGCGCCTTCATGTTCGGCATGGTGAACCAGGGCATCGTCTACGCCGGCTGGAACCCCGACTGGTTCAAGGCCTTCCTCGGCGTGATGCTGCTCGGCGCCGTCCTCATCAATCTGTGGGTCAGTCGCACGGCGACCCGGAGGTGA
- a CDS encoding serine hydrolase domain-containing protein — protein sequence MSHSSTRLRKGAVVVTAVGMLLVPAAGTTAEALPSAAPLAPTVADPPSPSPTGGDVRALTPAVRRQLDATVQRVMREANVPGVTVGIWTPDKGRYVKSFGVANKTNDRAMTPDLYMRIGSETKTFTVTALLKLVDEGKVGLDDTIDKYVSGVPNGDRITLRQLAGMRSGLFNYSEDDGFFKALTTDPQRPFTPQELLDYAFRHPVLFPPGERFDYSNTNLILLGLVVEKAGGTPLGDYIQHNVLDPVGLRHTLFPTGNEFPQPHAQGYTDQTATGQVTDSADWNPSWGWAAGAMISNLEDLRVWARTVATGRLPDGGILISPAVQAQRLTTPPTTIPGAGYGLGIFNVQGWIGHNGSLPGYESLTIYLPSARATLVVLLNTDINYNGQEPSTVFGDAITSVISPNHIFNLPAEPAAR from the coding sequence ATGTCGCACTCCTCGACCCGACTGCGCAAGGGGGCCGTGGTCGTCACAGCGGTGGGGATGCTGCTGGTGCCGGCCGCGGGCACGACGGCCGAGGCCCTGCCCTCGGCCGCCCCCCTCGCCCCCACGGTCGCCGATCCGCCCTCGCCGTCGCCCACGGGCGGCGACGTCCGCGCACTCACGCCCGCCGTGCGGCGGCAGCTCGACGCGACCGTGCAGCGGGTCATGCGGGAGGCGAACGTCCCGGGAGTGACCGTCGGGATCTGGACACCCGACAAGGGCCGGTACGTGAAGTCCTTCGGCGTCGCCAACAAGACGAATGACCGCGCGATGACCCCCGACCTGTACATGCGGATCGGCAGCGAGACCAAGACGTTCACGGTGACGGCGCTGCTGAAGCTGGTCGACGAGGGCAAGGTGGGCCTTGACGACACGATCGACAAGTACGTCAGCGGCGTACCGAACGGGGACAGGATCACGCTGCGCCAGCTGGCCGGGATGCGCAGCGGACTCTTCAACTACTCCGAGGACGACGGCTTCTTCAAGGCCCTGACGACCGATCCGCAGCGCCCCTTCACCCCGCAGGAACTGCTCGACTACGCCTTCCGGCACCCGGTGCTGTTCCCGCCCGGTGAGAGGTTCGACTACTCCAACACCAACCTGATCCTGCTCGGCCTGGTCGTCGAGAAGGCCGGTGGCACACCGCTCGGTGACTACATCCAGCACAACGTCCTGGACCCGGTCGGCCTCAGACACACCCTCTTCCCGACCGGCAACGAGTTCCCGCAGCCGCACGCGCAGGGCTACACCGACCAGACGGCGACCGGCCAGGTGACGGACTCGGCCGACTGGAACCCCTCCTGGGGCTGGGCGGCCGGCGCGATGATCTCCAACCTGGAGGATCTGCGGGTCTGGGCGCGCACGGTGGCCACGGGCCGGCTTCCCGACGGCGGGATCCTGATCAGCCCCGCCGTCCAGGCACAGCGGCTCACCACGCCGCCGACCACCATTCCGGGCGCCGGGTACGGGCTCGGCATCTTCAACGTCCAGGGCTGGATCGGGCACAACGGCTCCCTGCCCGGCTACGAGTCCCTGACCATCTACCTGCCGTCGGCCCGGGCGACCCTGGTCGTCCTCCTCAACACCGACATCAATTACAACGGTCAGGAGCCCAGCACCGTCTTCGGCGACGCGATCACGTCGGTCATCTCCCCGAACCACATCTTCAACCTGCCGGCGGAACCCGCGGCGCGCTGA
- a CDS encoding sugar phosphate isomerase/epimerase family protein: MANALDRIRVGSAPDSWGVWFPEDPQQVPWERFLDEVAEAGYSWIELGPYGYLPTDPARLTDEVDKRNLKVSAGTVFTGLHRGPAVWESTWAHVGQVAELTRAMGAGHLVVIPSFWRDDKTAEVLEPPELTVEQWTHLARGMERLGREAKDTYGLDIVVHPHADTHIDTEEHVERFLDATDSDLVNLCLDTGHYAYCGGDSVKLIETYGERIGYLHLKQVDPEILADVVANGVPFGPAVQRGVMCEPPSGVPELGPVLEAAQKLGVDLFAIVEQDMYPCEPDKPLPIAVRTRRFLRSCGA; the protein is encoded by the coding sequence ATGGCGAACGCCCTCGACCGCATCCGGGTGGGCTCGGCCCCCGACTCCTGGGGCGTCTGGTTCCCCGAAGACCCCCAGCAGGTGCCCTGGGAACGCTTCCTGGACGAGGTGGCCGAGGCCGGCTACTCCTGGATCGAACTGGGCCCGTACGGCTATCTGCCCACGGACCCCGCCCGCCTCACCGACGAGGTGGACAAGCGGAACCTGAAGGTGTCGGCGGGCACGGTCTTCACCGGCCTGCACCGCGGACCCGCCGTCTGGGAGTCCACCTGGGCGCACGTCGGCCAGGTGGCCGAGCTCACCCGGGCGATGGGGGCCGGGCACCTGGTGGTGATCCCCTCCTTCTGGCGCGACGACAAGACCGCCGAGGTGCTGGAGCCGCCGGAGCTCACCGTCGAGCAGTGGACCCACCTCGCCCGGGGCATGGAACGGCTCGGCCGCGAGGCCAAGGACACGTACGGCCTCGACATCGTGGTGCACCCGCACGCCGACACGCACATCGACACCGAGGAGCACGTCGAGCGGTTCCTCGACGCGACCGACTCCGACCTGGTCAACCTCTGCCTGGACACCGGTCACTACGCCTACTGCGGCGGAGACAGTGTCAAGCTCATCGAGACGTACGGCGAGCGCATCGGCTATCTGCACCTCAAGCAGGTCGACCCGGAGATCCTCGCGGACGTCGTGGCGAACGGCGTACCGTTCGGCCCGGCGGTGCAGCGCGGGGTGATGTGCGAGCCGCCCTCCGGCGTACCCGAGTTGGGGCCCGTGCTGGAAGCGGCCCAGAAGCTCGGCGTCGATCTGTTCGCCATCGTCGAGCAGGACATGTACCCCTGCGAGCCGGACAAGCCGCTGCCCATCGCGGTGCGCACGCGCCGGTTCCTGAGGTCGTGCGGGGCGTGA